A window from Citrobacter amalonaticus encodes these proteins:
- the qseC gene encoding quorum sensing histidine kinase QseC, whose translation MIVTQRLSLRVRLTLIFLILSAITWAASSFVAWKKTTDNVDELFDTQLMLFAKRLVTLDINELHATERMAHTPKKFKHGHVDDDALTFAVYTTDGKMVLHDGDNGQNIPYSYRREGFDDGKLNGDDDKWRFIWLTSSDGKYRIVVGQEWEYREDMALAIVTAQLVPWLIALPLMLLLLIMLLHRELMPLKKLAQALRLRDPESSEPLSSHGVPSEVRPLVESLNQLFTRTHKMMVRERRFTSDAAHELRSPLTALKVQTEVAQLSDDDPQAREKALMQLHTGIDRATRLVDQLLTLSRLDSLDNLQDVATLSLEEVLQSAVMDIWQPAQQAQIDVRLQINAHNVTHTGQPLLLSLLVRNLLDNAIRYSPKGSEVDVTLDARQFTVRDNGPGVTAEVLPHIGERFYRPPGQQVTGSGLGLSIVRRIAALHTMTVSFDNAPDGGFIATVKW comes from the coding sequence ATCATCGTGACCCAGCGACTCAGCCTGCGCGTCAGGCTTACCCTCATTTTTCTGATTCTGTCAGCCATTACCTGGGCGGCATCGAGTTTTGTCGCCTGGAAAAAAACAACGGATAACGTCGATGAACTGTTTGATACCCAGCTGATGCTCTTCGCCAAACGCCTGGTTACGCTCGATATCAATGAACTGCACGCCACCGAACGGATGGCGCATACGCCAAAGAAATTCAAACACGGTCATGTTGATGATGATGCGCTGACCTTTGCCGTCTACACCACGGACGGCAAGATGGTGCTGCACGACGGCGATAATGGTCAGAACATCCCCTATAGCTACCGCCGGGAAGGCTTTGATGACGGCAAGTTAAATGGCGATGACGATAAATGGCGTTTTATCTGGCTGACTTCCTCCGATGGTAAGTACCGCATCGTGGTCGGTCAGGAGTGGGAATACCGTGAAGATATGGCGCTGGCGATTGTGACGGCGCAACTGGTTCCCTGGCTTATCGCCCTGCCGCTGATGCTGCTGTTGTTGATTATGCTGCTGCATCGGGAGCTCATGCCGCTTAAAAAGCTGGCGCAGGCGTTGCGTCTGCGCGATCCGGAATCCAGCGAGCCGCTCAGCTCACACGGCGTCCCGAGTGAAGTGCGCCCGCTGGTCGAATCGCTCAACCAGCTTTTTACCCGTACCCATAAGATGATGGTGCGCGAACGGCGCTTTACCTCAGACGCCGCCCACGAACTGCGTAGTCCGTTAACGGCGCTAAAAGTCCAGACGGAGGTAGCGCAGCTTTCTGATGATGATCCGCAAGCACGCGAGAAAGCGCTGATGCAACTCCATACGGGCATCGATCGTGCCACGCGTCTGGTCGACCAGTTGCTGACGCTTTCCCGTCTCGACTCGCTGGATAACCTGCAGGACGTCGCCACGCTCTCTCTTGAGGAAGTGCTTCAGTCTGCGGTAATGGACATCTGGCAACCCGCGCAGCAGGCGCAGATTGATGTGCGTTTGCAGATCAACGCTCATAATGTGACGCACACCGGGCAACCGCTACTGCTCAGTTTGCTGGTGCGCAATCTGCTGGATAACGCCATCCGCTACAGCCCCAAAGGTAGCGAGGTGGATGTCACGCTTGACGCCCGGCAGTTTACGGTCAGAGACAACGGCCCCGGCGTCACGGCAGAAGTCCTGCCTCACATTGGCGAACGCTTTTATCGCCCGCCCGGACAGCAGGTTACCGGCAGCGGGCTGGGCCTGTCGATTGTCCGTCGCATTGCAGCCCTGCACACAATGACAGTGTCGTTTGACAATGCGCCAGACGGGGGTTTTATCGCGACAGTGAAGTGGTAA
- a CDS encoding YgiW/YdeI family stress tolerance OB fold protein, whose amino-acid sequence MKKLAAIVAVMALCSAPVLAAQQGGFSGPSATQTQSGGFQGPNGSSTTVESAKSLRDDTWVTLRGNIVERISDDLYLFKDATGTINVDIDHKRWNGVTVTPQDTVEIQGEVDKDWNSVEIDVKQISKVSK is encoded by the coding sequence ATGAAAAAACTGGCTGCAATTGTTGCCGTCATGGCGCTCTGCTCCGCACCGGTTCTGGCCGCGCAGCAGGGTGGTTTTTCTGGCCCGTCCGCGACGCAAACGCAGAGCGGCGGCTTCCAGGGGCCTAACGGTAGTAGCACGACGGTAGAAAGTGCGAAATCCTTGCGTGATGACACCTGGGTGACGCTGCGCGGCAACATCGTTGAACGTATTTCCGATGACCTCTATCTGTTTAAAGATGCGACAGGCACCATCAATGTCGATATCGACCACAAACGCTGGAATGGCGTGACGGTTACCCCGCAGGATACCGTTGAAATTCAGGGTGAAGTGGATAAAGACTGGAATTCCGTTGAAATTGACGTGAAGCAAATCAGTAAAGTCAGCAAATAA
- the qseB gene encoding quorum sensing response regulator transcription factor QseB — protein MRILLVEDDALIGDGIKTGLSKMGFSVDWFTEGRQGKEALYSAPYDAVILDLTLPGMDGRDILRDWREQGKREPVLILTARDALAERVEGLRLGADDYLCKPFALIEVAARLEALMRRASGQASSELRHGRVSLRPGDRVATLAGEPLILKPKEFALLELLMRNKGRVLPRKLIEEKLYNWDEEVTSNAVEVHVHHLRRKLGSDFIRTVHGIGYTLGEASS, from the coding sequence ATGCGAATTTTACTGGTTGAAGATGATGCGTTGATTGGTGACGGCATTAAAACCGGGCTGAGTAAAATGGGCTTTAGCGTCGACTGGTTTACCGAAGGTCGTCAGGGAAAAGAAGCGCTCTACAGCGCGCCTTACGACGCGGTGATCCTCGATCTCACGCTGCCGGGAATGGACGGGCGCGATATTCTGCGCGACTGGCGCGAACAGGGAAAGCGCGAGCCGGTGCTGATCCTCACCGCACGCGATGCGCTGGCCGAACGCGTCGAAGGGCTTCGACTCGGGGCCGATGATTATCTGTGTAAACCCTTTGCACTGATAGAAGTCGCCGCCAGACTGGAGGCGCTGATGCGTCGCGCCAGCGGTCAGGCCAGCAGTGAATTACGCCATGGGCGAGTGAGCTTACGTCCCGGCGATCGGGTCGCGACGCTGGCGGGTGAGCCATTGATACTCAAGCCAAAAGAGTTCGCGCTTCTGGAATTGCTGATGCGTAATAAAGGTCGCGTGCTGCCGCGCAAGCTCATTGAAGAGAAGCTGTATAACTGGGACGAAGAGGTCACCAGCAATGCCGTTGAAGTGCACGTCCACCATCTGCGGCGCAAACTGGGCAGCGATTTCATTCGCACCGTTCACGGCATCGGCTATACGCTTGGCGAGGCATCATCGTGA
- a CDS encoding putative quinol monooxygenase, which yields MLTVIAEIRTRPGQHHRQAVLDQFAKIVPTVLKEEGCHGYAPMVDHAANVSFQTMAPDSIVMIEQWESIAHLEAHLQTPHMKAYSEAVKGDVLEMNIRILESGI from the coding sequence ATGCTTACAGTTATTGCTGAAATCCGCACCCGTCCGGGACAACATCACCGTCAGGCCGTCCTCGATCAGTTTGCGAAAATTGTTCCAACCGTACTGAAAGAAGAAGGCTGCCACGGCTACGCGCCGATGGTAGATCATGCGGCAAACGTGAGTTTTCAGACCATGGCGCCTGATTCAATCGTGATGATTGAGCAGTGGGAAAGCATCGCGCATCTTGAAGCGCACCTGCAAACCCCGCATATGAAAGCCTACAGCGAAGCCGTTAAGGGCGATGTGCTGGAGATGAATATTCGTATTCTGGAATCCGGTATTTAA
- the ftsP gene encoding cell division protein FtsP gives MSLSRRQFIQASGIALCAGAVPLRAHAAGQQQPLPVPPLLESRRGQPLFMTLQRSHWSFTQGTRAPVWGINGRYLGPTIRVWKGDDVKLIYSNRLAENVSMTIAGLQVPGPLMGGPARMMSPNADWAPVLPIRQNAATLWYHANTPNRTAQQVYNGLAGMWLVEDEVSKSLPIPNHYGVDDFPIIIQDKRLDNFGTPEYSEPGSGGFVGDTLLVNGVQSPYVEVSRGWVRLRLLNASNSRRYQLQMSDGRALHVISGDQGFLPAPVSVKQLSLAPGERREILVDMTNGDEVSITCGEAASIVDRIRGFFEPSSILVSTLVLTLRPTGLLPLVTDSLPMRLLPTEIMSGTPIRSRDISLGDDPGINGQLWDVNRIDITAQQGSWERWTVRADMPQSFHIEGVSFLVRNVNGAMPFPEDRGWKDTVWVDGQVELLVYYGQPSWAHFPFYFHSQTLEMADRGSIGQILVNPAA, from the coding sequence ATGTCACTCAGTCGGCGTCAGTTCATTCAGGCATCGGGGATCGCGCTGTGCGCAGGTGCCGTTCCGCTGAGGGCCCATGCTGCCGGTCAGCAACAGCCGCTGCCCGTTCCGCCGCTACTGGAGTCCCGCCGGGGCCAGCCGCTGTTTATGACGCTGCAGCGTTCGCACTGGTCCTTTACCCAGGGCACGCGAGCGCCGGTCTGGGGGATTAACGGGCGTTATCTCGGGCCGACGATCCGCGTCTGGAAAGGGGATGACGTTAAGCTGATCTACAGTAACCGTCTGGCAGAAAACGTCTCGATGACTATCGCCGGTCTTCAGGTGCCGGGTCCGCTGATGGGCGGTCCGGCGCGCATGATGTCGCCAAACGCGGACTGGGCGCCGGTACTGCCCATCCGCCAGAACGCCGCCACGCTGTGGTACCACGCCAATACGCCGAACCGTACCGCGCAGCAGGTTTATAATGGCCTGGCCGGGATGTGGCTGGTTGAAGATGAGGTCAGTAAATCGCTGCCGATCCCCAACCATTACGGTGTCGATGACTTCCCGATTATTATTCAGGACAAGCGGCTGGATAACTTCGGCACGCCGGAATACAGCGAGCCTGGCAGCGGCGGTTTTGTCGGCGATACGCTGTTGGTCAACGGCGTCCAAAGCCCTTACGTGGAAGTGTCCCGCGGCTGGGTGCGTCTGCGTTTGCTGAATGCCTCTAACTCCCGTCGTTATCAGTTGCAGATGAGCGACGGTCGCGCGCTGCATGTTATCTCCGGCGACCAGGGCTTTTTGCCGGCACCGGTGTCAGTAAAACAGTTGTCGCTGGCACCCGGCGAGCGCCGCGAAATTCTGGTTGATATGACCAATGGCGATGAAGTGTCGATTACCTGTGGTGAGGCAGCGAGCATTGTCGACCGGATCCGGGGGTTCTTTGAACCGTCGAGCATTCTGGTGTCCACGCTGGTGTTAACGCTGCGCCCAACTGGTCTGTTGCCACTGGTGACCGACAGCCTGCCGATGCGTCTGCTGCCGACCGAGATCATGAGCGGTACGCCAATTCGCAGTCGCGACATCAGTCTGGGCGACGATCCAGGCATTAACGGCCAGTTATGGGACGTCAACCGCATTGATATCACTGCGCAGCAGGGTTCCTGGGAGCGCTGGACGGTGCGGGCCGATATGCCGCAGTCATTCCACATTGAAGGGGTGTCGTTCCTCGTGCGTAACGTCAACGGCGCGATGCCATTCCCGGAAGATCGTGGCTGGAAAGATACCGTCTGGGTGGATGGGCAGGTAGAGCTGCTGGTTTACTACGGACAGCCGTCCTGGGCGCATTTCCCGTTTTACTTCCACAGCCAGACGCTGGAAATGGCGGACCGTGGTTCAATCGGTCAGATTCTGGTGAATCCGGCGGCGTAA
- the plsC gene encoding 1-acylglycerol-3-phosphate O-acyltransferase — protein MLFIFRLIITVIYSILVCVFGSLYCLLSPRNPKHVATFGHMFGRLAPLFGLKVECRKPADAESYGNAIYIANHQNNYDMVTAANIVQPPTVTVGKKSLLWIPFFGQLYWLTGNLLIDRNNRAKAHGTIAEVVNHFKKRRISIWMFPEGTRSRGRGLLPFKTGAFHAAIAAGVPIIPVCVSNTSNKINLNRLKNGLVIVEMLPPVDISQYGKDQVRELAAHCRSLMEQKIAELDKEVAEREAAGKV, from the coding sequence ATGCTATTTATTTTTCGACTTATTATTACCGTTATCTATTCCATTCTGGTTTGTGTTTTCGGTTCTCTTTACTGCCTGCTGAGCCCGCGTAACCCAAAACACGTCGCGACCTTCGGGCATATGTTTGGTCGCCTGGCGCCGCTGTTCGGCCTGAAGGTAGAGTGCCGTAAACCCGCGGATGCGGAAAGCTACGGCAACGCTATCTATATCGCTAACCATCAGAATAACTACGATATGGTGACCGCCGCGAATATCGTGCAGCCGCCCACCGTGACCGTCGGGAAGAAGAGCCTGTTGTGGATCCCGTTTTTTGGTCAGCTTTACTGGTTGACAGGGAACCTGCTGATCGACCGTAATAACCGCGCAAAAGCGCACGGCACGATTGCTGAAGTGGTGAATCATTTTAAAAAGCGTCGTATCTCCATCTGGATGTTTCCGGAAGGCACCCGCAGCCGGGGTCGTGGCCTGCTGCCGTTTAAAACCGGGGCGTTTCATGCCGCGATTGCGGCCGGCGTCCCGATTATTCCGGTGTGCGTTTCCAATACCTCGAATAAAATTAATCTGAATCGCCTGAAGAATGGTCTGGTGATTGTGGAGATGCTGCCGCCGGTGGATATCAGTCAGTATGGCAAAGATCAGGTTCGTGAACTGGCCGCGCACTGCCGCTCGTTGATGGAACAAAAGATCGCTGAACTGGATAAAGAAGTCGCCGAGCGCGAAGCCGCCGGAAAAGTGTGA
- a CDS encoding PLP-dependent aminotransferase family protein, whose product MNNTHLSKSVDALKPSAIRELLKHSKMPGVISLGGGIPSPELFDNTGLEMATRNMMENQFLDAFQYGLSEGFPPLREAIAQLCQKRGIQTASDAILVTNGSQQSLDILVRTLINPGDKVVVERPTYLAALQVLQLSQADILSVGTDKDGMIVDDLEVLLQNNTIKFVYIVPTFGNPGGVVLSDSRRQKLVQLAKQHDFAIIEDDPYGEINFTDETYKTLFQHARESGCPEQVIYTSTFSKILAPGLRVGWVVLPEWIRQKATIVKQATDLHTSAHSQAMAASYLTLGRLDDQIQLIRQAYREKCYLLADAIRSELGEHISFHMPQGGMFLWGTFRDDFDTTAWLSRTLQAKVVFVPGEFFFCDKPDKRTLRMSFATPTADELEEAVRRLKKALP is encoded by the coding sequence ATGAACAACACACATCTGTCTAAGAGCGTCGACGCCCTTAAACCCTCCGCTATCAGGGAATTACTCAAACATAGCAAAATGCCTGGCGTGATATCGCTGGGCGGCGGCATTCCCAGCCCGGAACTGTTTGATAATACAGGGCTGGAAATGGCCACGCGTAACATGATGGAAAACCAGTTTCTGGATGCGTTCCAGTATGGTCTGAGTGAAGGTTTTCCGCCTCTGCGGGAAGCGATCGCTCAGTTGTGTCAGAAGCGAGGCATTCAGACTGCGTCCGACGCCATTCTGGTGACCAATGGGTCCCAGCAGTCGCTGGATATTCTGGTGAGAACGCTGATCAATCCGGGCGACAAAGTGGTCGTCGAACGTCCGACCTATCTTGCCGCCTTGCAGGTGCTGCAACTGTCTCAGGCGGATATTCTGTCTGTCGGTACCGATAAAGACGGCATGATCGTAGACGATCTGGAAGTTTTGCTGCAGAACAACACGATCAAGTTTGTGTACATCGTGCCGACGTTCGGTAACCCCGGTGGCGTGGTTCTTAGTGATTCCCGTCGTCAGAAGTTGGTTCAACTGGCGAAACAGCATGACTTTGCCATCATCGAAGACGATCCCTACGGTGAAATCAATTTCACAGACGAGACCTATAAAACGCTGTTCCAGCATGCCCGAGAGAGCGGATGCCCTGAGCAGGTGATTTATACCTCGACTTTTTCCAAGATTCTGGCTCCAGGCCTGCGTGTGGGTTGGGTGGTACTGCCGGAATGGATCAGACAAAAAGCGACCATCGTTAAACAGGCGACCGATCTGCATACCAGCGCGCATTCGCAGGCAATGGCCGCCAGCTATTTGACGTTAGGCCGTCTGGACGATCAAATTCAGCTCATTCGTCAGGCGTACCGTGAGAAGTGCTATTTGCTGGCGGACGCGATTCGCAGCGAACTGGGCGAGCATATCTCATTCCATATGCCGCAGGGTGGGATGTTCCTGTGGGGGACGTTCCGTGATGATTTTGATACCACGGCATGGCTTTCCCGCACACTGCAGGCAAAAGTGGTATTCGTGCCGGGAGAGTTCTTTTTCTGTGATAAGCCGGACAAACGGACGCTACGGATGTCTTTTGCGACGCCAACGGCGGATGAGCTTGAAGAAGCGGTACGGAGATTGAAAAAAGCGTTGCCCTGA
- a CDS encoding NAD(P)H-dependent oxidoreductase, whose protein sequence is MSNILIINGAKKFAHSNGQLNDTLTEVADGTLRDLGHSVKMVRADSDYDVKEEVQNFVWADVVIWQMPGWWMGAPWTVKKYIDDVFTEGHGTLYASDGRTRSDASKKYGSGGLIQGKKYMLSLTWNAPMEAFTDKDQFFHGVGVDGVYLPFHKANQFLGMEALPTFITNDVIKMPDVPRSVAEYREHLQAIFG, encoded by the coding sequence ATGAGCAACATCCTGATTATCAACGGCGCGAAAAAATTCGCACACTCCAACGGCCAATTGAACGACACCCTGACGGAAGTCGCTGACGGCACTCTGCGCGACCTCGGGCATAGCGTCAAAATGGTCCGCGCTGACAGCGATTACGACGTGAAAGAAGAAGTGCAGAACTTCGTCTGGGCGGACGTGGTTATCTGGCAAATGCCAGGCTGGTGGATGGGTGCGCCGTGGACCGTGAAAAAATACATTGATGACGTGTTCACCGAAGGCCACGGCACACTGTATGCCAGCGATGGTCGTACCCGCTCAGATGCTTCAAAGAAATACGGCTCCGGCGGTCTGATTCAGGGGAAAAAATACATGCTTTCTCTGACCTGGAACGCACCGATGGAAGCCTTCACCGATAAAGATCAGTTTTTCCACGGCGTGGGCGTTGATGGCGTTTATCTGCCGTTCCATAAGGCGAATCAATTCCTTGGAATGGAAGCGCTGCCGACCTTTATTACCAATGACGTCATTAAAATGCCGGATGTACCACGTTCTGTTGCAGAATATCGCGAGCATCTGCAGGCGATTTTTGGTTAA
- the parC gene encoding DNA topoisomerase IV subunit A, producing the protein MSDMAERLALHEFTENAYLNYSMYVIMDRALPFIGDGLKPVQRRIVYAMSELGLNASAKFKKSARTVGDVLGKYHPHGDSACYEAMVLMAQPFSYRYPLVDGQGNWGAPDDPKSFAAMRYTESRLSRYAELLLSELGQGTADWVPNFDGTMQEPKMLPARLPNILLNGTTGIAVGMATDIPPHNLREVAKAAITLIEQPKTTLDEVLDIVHGPDYPTEAEIITPRAEIRKIYENGRGSVRMRAVWKKEDGAVVITALPHQVSGARVLEQIAAQMRNKKLPMVDDLRDESDHENPTRLVVVPRSNRVDMEQVMNHLFATTDLEKSYRINLNMIGLDGRPAVKNLLEILTEWLAFRRDTVRRRLNYRLEKVLKRLHILEGLLVAFLNIDEVIEIIRTEDEPKPALMSRFGITETQAEAILELKLRHLAKLEEMKIRGEQDELAKERDQLQAILASERKMNTLLKKELQADADAYGDDRRSPLREREEAKAMSEHDMLPSEPVTIVLSQMGWVRSAKGHDIDAQGLNYKAGDSFKSAVKGKSNQPVVFIDTTGRSYAIDPITLPSARGQGEPLTGKLTLPPGATVEHMLMEGDEQKLLMASDAGYGFVCTFNDLVARNRAGKTLITLPENARVMPPVVIEDETDMLLAITTAGRMLMFPVSDLPQLSKGKGNKIINIPSADAARGDDALALLYVLPPQSTLTIHVGKRKIKLRPEELQKVTGERGRRGTLMRGLQRIDRIDIDSPRRASSGDSEE; encoded by the coding sequence ATGAGCGATATGGCAGAGCGCCTTGCGCTGCATGAATTCACGGAAAACGCCTATCTGAATTACTCCATGTACGTCATCATGGACAGGGCGTTGCCGTTTATTGGTGATGGTCTGAAACCCGTTCAGCGCCGCATCGTCTATGCGATGTCAGAGCTGGGGCTGAATGCCAGCGCCAAATTTAAAAAATCCGCCCGTACCGTCGGCGACGTGTTGGGTAAATACCACCCGCACGGAGACAGCGCCTGCTATGAGGCCATGGTGCTGATGGCGCAGCCGTTCTCTTACCGTTATCCGCTGGTTGATGGCCAGGGGAACTGGGGGGCGCCGGACGATCCGAAATCCTTCGCGGCGATGCGTTATACCGAATCCCGCCTGTCCAGATACGCCGAACTGCTGCTGAGTGAACTCGGCCAGGGAACCGCTGACTGGGTGCCAAACTTCGACGGAACAATGCAGGAGCCGAAAATGCTGCCTGCGCGTCTGCCGAACATCCTGCTTAACGGTACAACCGGTATCGCGGTCGGCATGGCGACCGATATTCCGCCGCACAACCTGCGTGAAGTGGCAAAAGCCGCGATCACCCTGATTGAGCAGCCGAAAACCACGCTGGACGAGGTGCTGGATATTGTCCACGGCCCGGACTACCCGACCGAAGCGGAAATCATTACCCCGCGCGCCGAGATTCGTAAAATTTATGAAAACGGGCGCGGCTCCGTGCGCATGCGCGCGGTGTGGAAGAAAGAAGACGGCGCGGTGGTAATTACCGCGCTGCCGCACCAGGTTTCCGGCGCGCGCGTGCTGGAGCAAATCGCCGCGCAGATGCGCAATAAAAAGCTGCCGATGGTAGACGATTTGCGCGATGAGTCAGACCACGAAAACCCGACCCGTCTGGTGGTGGTGCCGCGTTCCAATCGCGTGGACATGGAACAGGTGATGAACCACCTGTTTGCCACCACCGATCTGGAAAAGAGCTATCGCATTAACCTTAATATGATCGGTCTTGACGGGCGTCCGGCGGTGAAAAACCTGCTGGAGATCCTCACCGAATGGCTGGCGTTCCGTCGCGATACCGTGCGTCGTCGCCTGAACTATCGCCTCGAGAAAGTCCTCAAACGCCTGCATATCCTGGAAGGTTTGCTGGTGGCGTTTCTCAATATTGACGAAGTCATTGAGATCATCCGTACGGAAGATGAGCCGAAACCCGCGCTGATGTCGCGTTTTGGTATTACCGAAACGCAGGCCGAAGCGATCCTCGAACTGAAATTGCGTCATCTCGCCAAACTGGAAGAGATGAAGATTCGCGGTGAGCAGGATGAACTGGCGAAAGAACGCGATCAGCTACAGGCGATCCTCGCGTCTGAACGCAAAATGAATACCCTGCTGAAGAAAGAGCTGCAGGCCGATGCCGACGCCTATGGTGACGATCGTCGTTCACCGCTTCGCGAGCGCGAAGAAGCGAAAGCAATGAGCGAACACGACATGCTGCCGTCTGAGCCAGTGACGATCGTGTTGTCGCAGATGGGCTGGGTGCGTAGCGCCAAAGGTCATGACATCGACGCACAGGGACTGAACTACAAAGCGGGCGACAGCTTTAAATCCGCTGTGAAAGGGAAGAGCAACCAGCCAGTGGTGTTTATCGATACCACCGGACGTAGTTACGCCATTGATCCGATCACGCTGCCGTCGGCGCGCGGTCAGGGCGAACCGTTGACCGGCAAACTGACGCTGCCGCCAGGCGCGACCGTTGAGCACATGCTGATGGAAGGCGATGAGCAGAAACTGCTGATGGCATCCGATGCGGGTTACGGTTTTGTCTGTACGTTCAACGATCTGGTGGCGCGCAACCGTGCCGGTAAGACACTCATCACGCTGCCGGAAAACGCCCGCGTGATGCCGCCGGTGGTGATTGAAGATGAAACGGATATGCTGCTGGCGATAACGACGGCCGGACGTATGCTGATGTTCCCGGTCAGCGATCTGCCGCAGTTGTCGAAAGGCAAAGGGAATAAGATCATCAACATTCCGTCTGCGGATGCGGCGCGTGGTGACGATGCGCTGGCGCTGCTGTATGTTCTGCCGCCGCAAAGTACGCTGACGATTCACGTCGGGAAACGCAAAATCAAGCTGCGCCCTGAGGAATTGCAGAAAGTGACCGGCGAGCGCGGCCGTCGCGGGACGTTGATGCGCGGTTTGCAACGCATCGATCGCATCGACATTGATTCGCCGCGTCGTGCCAGCAGTGGCGACAGCGAAGAGTAA